The proteins below are encoded in one region of Clostridium estertheticum:
- a CDS encoding flagellar motor protein MotB, translating to MRKKKEHSEEHVDESWLLPYSDMLTLLVALFIVMFAMSQVDKAKLQKVSSQFNIIFSGGSGILQSDSGTIASIDPSSSASSASSLEQNTMNSLKSTLDKEISNNGYSGQIKVAVNKEGLDISIEAIALFASGDASVLKNVTPLLLKISAMLKNLDNDIKIAGYTDNKPINNSKFRSNWDLSSIRAINVMTYMVNSGGLNPKNISIQAYGEYNPKYDNSTEANRAKNRRVEIFVARKYPVATK from the coding sequence ATGAGAAAGAAAAAGGAACACTCTGAAGAGCATGTTGATGAGTCATGGCTTCTTCCATACTCTGATATGCTCACACTTCTAGTTGCGCTTTTCATTGTAATGTTTGCTATGAGTCAGGTTGATAAAGCAAAACTTCAGAAAGTAAGTTCACAATTCAACATAATTTTTTCAGGTGGTAGTGGAATTTTGCAAAGCGATAGTGGCACAATTGCTTCTATTGACCCAAGCTCATCTGCCTCATCAGCTAGTTCTCTTGAGCAGAACACTATGAATTCATTAAAAAGCACACTTGATAAAGAAATCAGTAACAATGGTTATTCAGGTCAAATTAAAGTTGCTGTAAATAAAGAAGGACTGGATATTTCAATAGAAGCTATAGCTCTTTTCGCTTCTGGTGATGCATCAGTATTAAAAAATGTAACTCCTTTGCTTTTAAAAATCTCAGCCATGCTTAAAAATTTAGATAACGATATTAAAATTGCAGGATATACAGATAATAAACCTATAAATAATTCGAAATTTCGTTCAAATTGGGATTTAAGTTCAATTCGTGCTATAAATGTTATGACATATATGGTTAATTCAGGGGGACTTAATCCCAAAAATATTTCGATTCAAGCATATGGTGAATATAATCCTAAATATGACAATTCTACAGAGGCTAACAGAGCTAAGAACAGAAGAGTAGAAATTTTCGTTGCCCGTAAATATCCTGTAGCTACAAAATAA
- a CDS encoding MarR family winged helix-turn-helix transcriptional regulator: MNKDGKLDLIHNMSQFYIVLQREVLDLITESNNSELSPLLFKALHEIYLDEYIIPSVLSKRLSITTPNTSRCLHSLTKMGYVIKVKDKVDKRITHIELSLKGIDLVQSSFNYMDESLLKKVEVLNSGELAKISESFLILMSLFKNRIKE; the protein is encoded by the coding sequence ATGAATAAAGATGGAAAATTGGATTTAATACATAATATGTCACAATTTTATATTGTTCTACAAAGGGAAGTATTGGATCTAATAACTGAAAGTAATAATTCTGAGCTAAGTCCGCTTCTTTTTAAAGCTCTACATGAGATTTATCTTGATGAATATATCATACCTTCTGTCTTAAGCAAACGATTATCTATCACAACACCTAATACCAGCAGATGCCTGCATAGTCTTACAAAAATGGGATACGTAATAAAAGTAAAGGACAAAGTTGATAAAAGAATAACACATATAGAATTATCTTTAAAAGGAATAGATTTGGTGCAAAGCTCCTTTAATTACATGGATGAATCACTGCTCAAAAAAGTAGAAGTTCTTAATTCAGGTGAATTAGCAAAAATTTCAGAATCTTTTTTAATATTAATGTCTTTGTTTAAAAATAGAATTAAAGAATGA
- the aspS gene encoding aspartate--tRNA(Asn) ligase, with protein MKRVMINEIGNLIGEKIQIKGWVYRVRKLKTITFIIMRDRTGFVQCIAENKAIDMSTIKLESVISIVGEVKEDKNTLNPYEIVIQEFEIINSVTGELPIEINKATLDINLDTMLDNRVLSLRHEKINSIFKIQNLIVQGFREFLSKEGFTEIFTPKIVAEGAEGGTEVFELKYFENKAYLAQSPQFYKQMMVGAGFERVFEVAHVYRAEEHNTSRHLNEYISMDCEMGFIEDEKDIMDLEENLIIFIINKISQEGEKYLEILNVDLPKLNAKIPRIKFSEALEILSTEYNKSDLDGDLDPDAEKLICKYSKEKFGCDFIFLTHYPRKKRPMYTMPLGETETHSFDLLFRGVEITTGGQRIHDYNMLIENIKYKGLTPEVYHNYTSVFKYGMPPHGGLAIGLERITAQLLGLENVREASLFPRDRTRLAP; from the coding sequence ATGAAAAGAGTTATGATAAATGAAATAGGTAATTTAATAGGTGAAAAAATACAAATTAAAGGATGGGTTTATCGAGTAAGAAAATTAAAAACTATAACATTCATTATAATGAGGGATAGGACTGGTTTTGTACAATGCATTGCAGAGAATAAGGCTATAGATATGAGTACAATAAAGTTAGAATCAGTAATATCAATCGTTGGAGAAGTAAAAGAAGATAAAAACACATTAAATCCTTATGAGATAGTAATTCAAGAATTTGAAATAATTAACAGTGTAACAGGAGAATTACCAATAGAAATAAATAAAGCTACCTTAGACATTAACTTAGATACCATGTTAGATAATAGAGTTTTGAGCTTACGCCATGAAAAAATTAATTCAATATTTAAAATACAAAACCTGATTGTACAAGGGTTTAGAGAGTTCTTATCTAAGGAAGGTTTTACAGAGATTTTTACACCTAAGATTGTAGCTGAAGGTGCTGAGGGGGGGACTGAAGTATTTGAATTGAAATATTTTGAAAATAAAGCATACCTAGCTCAAAGTCCTCAGTTTTATAAACAGATGATGGTAGGTGCCGGATTTGAAAGAGTTTTTGAGGTTGCTCATGTATATAGGGCAGAAGAGCATAATACTAGTAGGCATCTTAATGAGTATATTAGCATGGATTGTGAGATGGGATTTATTGAGGATGAAAAAGATATTATGGATTTGGAAGAAAACTTAATAATATTTATAATAAATAAAATATCTCAAGAGGGTGAAAAATATCTAGAAATATTAAATGTAGATTTACCTAAATTAAATGCAAAAATTCCAAGAATAAAATTTAGTGAAGCATTAGAAATATTGAGCACTGAATATAATAAATCAGATTTAGATGGAGATTTAGATCCTGATGCAGAAAAATTGATTTGTAAATATTCAAAAGAGAAATTTGGGTGCGATTTTATTTTTTTAACTCATTATCCAAGAAAAAAAAGGCCAATGTATACAATGCCTTTAGGTGAAACTGAAACCCATAGCTTTGACTTATTATTTAGAGGTGTAGAAATTACAACAGGTGGTCAAAGAATTCACGACTATAACATGTTAATTGAAAATATTAAATATAAAGGATTAACACCAGAGGTTTATCACAATTACACTTCTGTTTTCAAATACGGAATGCCACCACACGGAGGGCTTGCAATTGGACTTGAGAGAATCACAGCGCAATTGCTAGGATTAGAAAACGTAAGAGAAGCATCATTATTTCCAAGAGATAGAACAAGATTAGCACCATAA
- the thrS gene encoding threonine--tRNA ligase: MLKIVMKDGTVISSNEEEGRRALRHTASHILAQAVKRLYPNAKLAIGPAIDNGFYYDFDVVEPFTMDILEKIEVEMRKIVKEDLRLERSVVSRKEALKIMEDKGEIYKIELINDLPEGEELVFFKQGDFLELCAGPHVLSTSKVKAFKLLSVAGAYWRGSEKNKMLQRIYGTAFAKKSELDEYLNMLEEAKKRDHRKLGKELKLFALMDEGPGFPFFLPNGVILKNKLIEYWREIHKKAGYVEIETPMILNKELWETSGHWSHFKENMYTVSIDEEEFAIKPMNCPGGMLVYKSETHSYRDLPIRAGELGKVHRHELSGALHGLMRVRAFTQDDAHIFMRPEQIKDEIKGVVRLINEVYERFGFKYKVEFSTRPENSMGSDEEWKLAESSLIGALEEMNMDFKINEGDGAFYGPKIDFHLEDSIGREWQCGTIQLDLQLPQRFDLKYVGSDGEKHKPIVIHRVIFGSIERFIGILIEHFEGKFPTWLSPVQVKILPISELYNNYAEVVKNKLEKSNIRVSLDCRAEKIGYKVREARIERLPYIIVIGEKEQNSESISLRSRKNGDEGNCSLEAFISRITQEIDGKMLDN; the protein is encoded by the coding sequence ATGTTAAAAATTGTAATGAAAGATGGCACTGTAATAAGTTCTAATGAAGAAGAAGGAAGAAGGGCACTTAGACACACCGCCTCTCATATACTTGCTCAAGCAGTAAAGAGACTATATCCAAATGCTAAATTAGCTATCGGTCCTGCAATAGATAATGGATTTTACTACGATTTCGATGTAGTAGAACCCTTTACTATGGATATACTCGAAAAAATAGAAGTAGAAATGAGAAAAATAGTTAAAGAAGACTTAAGATTAGAAAGATCAGTAGTTTCTAGAAAAGAAGCTTTAAAAATCATGGAAGATAAGGGAGAAATCTATAAAATAGAACTTATTAATGATTTGCCAGAAGGAGAAGAATTAGTTTTTTTTAAGCAAGGAGATTTTCTAGAACTCTGTGCAGGACCGCATGTATTATCAACTTCAAAAGTAAAAGCCTTTAAACTATTATCAGTTGCAGGGGCTTACTGGAGAGGCAGCGAAAAAAATAAGATGCTTCAAAGAATATATGGAACGGCATTTGCGAAGAAAAGTGAACTTGATGAATATTTGAATATGCTTGAAGAGGCAAAGAAAAGGGATCATAGAAAACTTGGGAAAGAGCTAAAATTATTTGCCTTAATGGATGAGGGACCAGGTTTTCCGTTTTTTTTACCCAATGGCGTAATTTTAAAAAACAAGTTAATTGAGTACTGGAGAGAAATTCATAAAAAGGCTGGTTATGTTGAGATAGAAACTCCGATGATATTAAACAAAGAACTTTGGGAAACATCAGGGCATTGGTCTCACTTTAAAGAAAATATGTATACTGTAAGTATTGATGAGGAAGAATTCGCAATAAAACCAATGAACTGTCCAGGGGGAATGCTTGTATATAAATCAGAAACTCACTCCTATAGAGATTTACCAATAAGAGCAGGTGAACTAGGCAAGGTGCACAGACATGAACTATCTGGTGCTTTGCATGGTCTTATGAGGGTCAGAGCATTTACACAGGATGATGCTCACATATTTATGAGACCAGAACAGATTAAGGATGAGATAAAGGGTGTAGTTAGACTTATAAATGAAGTTTATGAAAGATTTGGATTTAAATATAAAGTGGAATTTTCAACAAGACCAGAAAATTCTATGGGAAGTGACGAAGAGTGGAAATTAGCAGAGAGTTCACTTATAGGTGCTCTAGAGGAAATGAACATGGACTTTAAAATAAATGAAGGAGATGGAGCATTTTACGGTCCTAAAATTGACTTCCATTTAGAAGATAGTATAGGAAGGGAATGGCAATGTGGAACTATACAACTAGATTTACAACTTCCACAAAGATTTGACTTAAAATATGTCGGTAGTGATGGAGAAAAGCATAAACCTATTGTTATACACAGAGTAATTTTTGGTAGTATAGAAAGATTTATTGGTATTTTAATAGAACATTTTGAAGGCAAGTTTCCAACATGGCTATCACCTGTTCAGGTTAAAATACTACCTATATCTGAGTTGTACAACAATTATGCAGAGGTCGTAAAAAACAAATTAGAGAAAAGTAATATTAGAGTTAGTTTAGACTGTAGGGCGGAAAAAATAGGGTATAAAGTTAGGGAGGCTCGAATTGAAAGATTGCCTTATATCATAGTCATTGGTGAAAAAGAACAAAACTCAGAAAGTATTTCCCTCAGAAGTAGAAAAAATGGTGATGAGGGCAACTGTTCACTAGAGGCTTTTATTTCAAGGATTACGCAGGAGATTGATGGTAAAATGCTAGATAATTAG
- a CDS encoding ABC transporter ATP-binding protein, with protein MGKISSLLKLTPFIKKHRLIFIAGIIGMLLGSIIATPIPYIIGIIMDKVLIAKRGYNQLYYYIGIIAVFYVLRYFISIFSNYMFVKINNLVVNELRCTVMDKVMELPMSYLANTEKGYVQSRIAECSTVGSIFSPSYVGIVLSLTDAVLALVTMFAINYKLSIVILILTPLFFFSSKMSMGNFMKNTREMLEYNATLNGECFEIINGIEDIKILNGKNNHLKKFNDKLSKLVKSSLKQSKSMIIFMGNITFINNFGSLLVLLIAGILILKGEFTVGLYTSFSLYITKVFSSIQGIGTMGTMIKPVCLSIERVYELLDMDDENSGKDQNLNEEIKSIKLENVAFKYKNNIKNVLNDINFEIIKGEKVLIKGENGSGKSTIIKLLLGLYNPVEGRILCNNIDMSVINTKSLRERIGIVSQSIFLFKGTVLANILYGQTKKKLKDVEELIKKLGLQEYINRLPKGLDTEITQNNSGISGGQAQVIAFIRVILSNKDVIILDEPISNVDVETRDLILGILRDKDFDGTLIVVSHVIEGMDFLNRVIEI; from the coding sequence ATGGGTAAAATAAGTAGCTTATTAAAGTTAACACCGTTTATAAAAAAACATAGGTTGATTTTTATTGCAGGGATTATAGGTATGTTATTAGGCTCAATTATTGCTACCCCAATTCCATATATAATAGGAATTATTATGGATAAGGTGCTAATAGCGAAAAGGGGATATAATCAGCTCTATTATTATATTGGTATAATAGCTGTATTTTATGTTTTGCGTTATTTTATTTCAATCTTTTCAAACTACATGTTTGTAAAGATTAACAATTTAGTGGTTAATGAGCTTAGATGTACTGTAATGGATAAAGTTATGGAACTACCTATGAGTTATCTTGCAAATACTGAGAAAGGATATGTACAAAGCCGAATAGCGGAGTGTAGCACTGTTGGTAGTATATTTTCACCATCTTATGTGGGTATAGTTTTAAGTCTAACAGATGCTGTACTTGCATTGGTAACAATGTTTGCTATAAATTATAAACTATCTATAGTAATTCTTATTTTGACACCATTATTTTTCTTTTCATCTAAGATGTCCATGGGCAATTTCATGAAGAATACAAGAGAAATGCTAGAATATAATGCAACTTTAAATGGAGAGTGTTTTGAAATAATCAATGGAATTGAGGACATAAAAATACTTAATGGAAAAAATAATCATCTTAAAAAGTTTAATGATAAATTATCTAAGCTTGTAAAGAGTAGCTTAAAGCAAAGCAAATCTATGATTATATTTATGGGGAATATAACGTTTATTAATAATTTTGGGTCTCTTTTGGTATTACTTATTGCAGGAATTTTGATTTTAAAGGGAGAATTTACAGTAGGATTATACACATCTTTTTCTTTATATATAACTAAGGTTTTTAGTAGCATTCAAGGAATAGGTACTATGGGAACTATGATAAAACCAGTATGTCTAAGTATTGAGAGGGTTTATGAACTTTTAGATATGGATGATGAAAATAGTGGTAAAGACCAAAACTTAAATGAAGAAATTAAGAGTATTAAACTTGAAAATGTAGCTTTTAAATATAAAAACAATATAAAAAATGTGCTTAATGATATAAATTTTGAAATAATTAAAGGCGAAAAAGTTCTTATTAAAGGGGAAAATGGTTCTGGTAAATCTACAATTATAAAATTACTGCTAGGCTTGTATAATCCAGTAGAGGGTAGAATATTATGCAACAATATAGATATGTCTGTGATTAACACCAAAAGTTTAAGGGAAAGAATAGGGATTGTTTCTCAGAGTATATTTCTATTTAAGGGAACTGTTTTAGCTAATATACTGTATGGGCAAACTAAAAAGAAACTTAAAGATGTGGAAGAACTTATAAAAAAATTAGGACTTCAGGAATACATTAATAGATTACCTAAAGGTTTGGACACTGAAATAACTCAGAACAATTCTGGAATTTCAGGTGGACAAGCACAGGTTATAGCTTTCATAAGAGTTATTCTTTCCAATAAGGATGTAATAATTTTAGATGAACCAATTTCAAATGTAGATGTTGAAACAAGAGACTTAATTCTAGGTATTTTAAGGGACAAGGATTTTGATGGAACATTAATTGTTGTTTCTCACGTCATAGAAGGTATGGATTTTCTTAATAGAGTTATTGAAATATGA